In Paenibacillus sp. 1781tsa1, one DNA window encodes the following:
- a CDS encoding HD-GYP domain-containing protein, whose translation MKYVNVESVEAGELLGKTVYSSNGTVLLSAGVQLTVYMVNTLKRIGVTMLYIQDEAYKDVEPEDILDETTKRAIINEMSVTLESIRSGKDWSPRKVALSIEKLLNDVLNGRELLVQLTDIRTKDNAQYVHAMNVCLLSSVIGLNMGLNYNQLKDLAVGALLHDIGKVGEPPGSGSAANSSLHHTWRGFEVIKNKREFSLLVAHTALQHHEHVDGTGMPRGIKGSDIHLFARIVSVANIYDNLINGLSKDSLMPHEACEEMMALSGTKLDRDILIEFNKSVSVYPNGTAVRLSTKETGVIVRQHRGLPGRPVIRVARGSTRYSLDVVEIDLAQHTTVFIEAVMT comes from the coding sequence ATGAAGTATGTAAACGTGGAGAGCGTGGAAGCGGGGGAGCTTCTGGGCAAGACGGTATATTCCAGTAACGGTACGGTACTGCTGTCCGCCGGAGTCCAGCTCACCGTATATATGGTCAATACGCTGAAGCGTATTGGCGTGACCATGTTATACATCCAGGATGAAGCGTATAAAGATGTGGAACCAGAGGACATTCTGGATGAAACCACGAAACGGGCAATAATTAACGAAATGAGTGTCACACTCGAATCCATTCGCTCCGGGAAAGATTGGAGTCCGAGAAAGGTTGCCCTCAGTATAGAGAAGTTGCTGAATGATGTACTGAACGGACGTGAATTGTTAGTGCAACTCACCGATATTCGTACCAAAGACAATGCACAGTATGTTCATGCGATGAATGTATGTTTGTTATCTTCGGTCATCGGACTGAATATGGGACTCAATTATAATCAACTGAAAGACCTCGCTGTGGGGGCATTATTGCATGATATAGGCAAAGTGGGGGAACCTCCGGGCAGTGGCTCGGCTGCGAATTCTTCGCTGCACCATACATGGCGTGGATTCGAAGTGATTAAGAACAAACGGGAGTTCAGTCTGTTGGTCGCCCATACAGCCCTGCAACATCATGAGCATGTAGATGGTACAGGCATGCCGAGAGGGATCAAGGGGAGTGACATTCATCTGTTTGCGAGAATCGTTAGTGTGGCTAATATCTATGATAATCTCATTAATGGTTTATCCAAGGACAGTTTGATGCCACATGAGGCCTGTGAAGAGATGATGGCGTTGTCTGGTACAAAGCTGGATCGGGACATTCTGATTGAGTTCAACAAGAGTGTATCCGTGTATCCCAATGGTACAGCGGTACGACTGTCTACCAAAGAGACTGGAGTCATTGTGCGTCAACATCGGGGATTGCCCGGCAGACCTGTAATCCGGGTGGCGCGCGGAAGTACGCGTTATTCTCTGGATGTGGTGGAAATTGATCTGGCTCAGCATACAACCGTTTTCATTGAAGCCGTCATGACGTAG
- the queG gene encoding tRNA epoxyqueuosine(34) reductase QueG, with product MTSVQTGAAQEASVWEKLKQEIKAAGPGLGIDDIGFASADPFVSLKSLLEQSRDKGYASGFEEPDIEKRVHPALKDGEPASLIAIAVAYPSKMVNPPKSEPGAYRGIFARSAWGQDYHQVLRTAMDKLVNFIRERVPEAMIESMVDTGALVDRAVSQRAGIGFSAKNCAIISPKFGSWIFLGELVTNIPFQPDTPVTEDCGECTKCIDACPTGALVGPGQLNSQRCISFVTQTKGFVDEEFMLKIGNRLYGCDTCQIVCPKNRGKNWDHHPEFHPDPEIVKPLLLPLLDIGNREFKERFGQSSAAWRGKKPIQRNAVIALGNFKDKSAIPKLTEVLKRDPRPELRGTAAWALSRIGGEDAMRAIGEAAANEQDGNVLSMLQKAEERLSSSETLPKQPQAGQMSEKQPEQQKEQQKEHNALRALQQDLKMEAGIEPGSEQPAQPAKLEAAAWRPSAVTGLHGKPVYYDEVLTPIGTLTLCATDEGLCHIDFGAFHVREAHLQQWARTWIGEYRYEKNEEKLSEAAKQVQQYFAGERKTFDLQLDQLGTPFQLQVWQVLSDISYGEASSHQQVAEKIGRPKAVRAVLDAISKNPIPIIIPCHRISGKDGTLVGYVGGLQTKEQLLALEQLS from the coding sequence ATGACGAGCGTACAGACCGGGGCAGCACAGGAAGCCTCCGTATGGGAGAAGTTAAAACAGGAGATCAAGGCAGCTGGCCCCGGACTGGGCATTGACGATATCGGATTTGCTTCTGCTGATCCCTTTGTTTCCCTGAAGTCGCTGCTGGAGCAGTCGCGGGATAAGGGGTATGCTTCAGGTTTTGAAGAGCCGGATATTGAAAAAAGGGTACACCCCGCCTTAAAAGATGGCGAGCCGGCGTCACTGATTGCGATAGCCGTGGCATACCCATCCAAAATGGTGAATCCACCGAAATCGGAGCCTGGTGCGTATCGCGGCATTTTTGCCCGTTCGGCTTGGGGCCAGGACTATCATCAGGTGCTGCGTACAGCGATGGACAAGCTGGTAAATTTTATACGTGAACGTGTACCTGAAGCCATGATCGAAAGCATGGTAGACACAGGAGCACTGGTGGATCGTGCGGTGTCCCAGCGTGCGGGGATTGGTTTTAGTGCCAAGAACTGTGCCATTATATCACCCAAATTCGGTTCATGGATTTTTCTCGGGGAACTGGTGACGAATATTCCGTTTCAACCGGACACTCCTGTGACCGAAGACTGTGGTGAATGTACGAAATGTATCGATGCCTGTCCGACAGGCGCATTGGTGGGGCCGGGACAGTTGAATTCACAGCGTTGTATTTCTTTTGTAACCCAGACGAAAGGGTTCGTGGATGAAGAATTTATGCTGAAAATAGGCAACCGTCTGTACGGTTGTGACACGTGTCAGATTGTCTGTCCGAAGAACCGGGGCAAGAACTGGGATCACCATCCCGAGTTTCACCCCGATCCGGAGATCGTGAAGCCACTCCTGCTGCCGCTACTAGATATCGGTAATCGGGAATTCAAGGAACGTTTCGGTCAGAGTTCCGCCGCTTGGCGGGGCAAGAAGCCAATTCAACGCAATGCCGTTATTGCCCTGGGCAATTTCAAAGACAAAAGTGCTATACCCAAACTTACAGAAGTACTAAAACGTGATCCGCGCCCTGAGTTGCGGGGAACCGCAGCTTGGGCGTTAAGCAGAATCGGAGGAGAAGACGCCATGAGAGCAATTGGGGAAGCTGCCGCTAACGAACAAGATGGGAACGTACTAAGCATGCTGCAGAAGGCCGAGGAACGACTGAGTTCGTCCGAGACCTTACCCAAACAGCCACAGGCTGGGCAAATGAGTGAGAAGCAGCCAGAGCAACAAAAAGAACAACAGAAAGAGCACAATGCTTTACGGGCGTTACAACAGGATTTGAAAATGGAAGCGGGGATTGAACCGGGTAGTGAGCAGCCTGCACAGCCTGCCAAACTGGAAGCCGCAGCGTGGAGGCCTTCTGCAGTTACGGGTCTTCATGGCAAGCCCGTATACTATGATGAGGTACTGACACCGATTGGTACACTTACGTTATGCGCGACGGATGAAGGACTGTGTCACATTGATTTTGGCGCATTTCACGTACGTGAAGCTCATCTGCAACAATGGGCACGTACCTGGATTGGCGAGTATCGATATGAGAAGAATGAAGAGAAGCTCAGCGAAGCTGCAAAGCAGGTACAGCAGTATTTTGCAGGGGAGAGAAAAACGTTCGACTTGCAGCTTGATCAGCTTGGAACACCATTCCAGCTACAAGTATGGCAAGTTCTGTCCGATATATCTTATGGAGAGGCCTCATCACACCAACAGGTTGCGGAAAAGATCGGCAGACCCAAGGCTGTTCGTGCAGTTCTGGACGCTATTAGCAAGAATCCGATTCCGATTATTATTCCCTGTCACCGCATCAGCGGTAAAGACGGTACCCTGGTGGGTTATGTAGGCGGTCTGCAAACCAAGGAGCAATTGCTCGCATTGGAGCAGCTATCGTAA
- a CDS encoding Fe-Mn family superoxide dismutase → MNWDGYGHLLPLRTLEEIRFWKEQEKEHTLVIRALVPDLEPPYVKLLEEWEATFANSERVANQLLKQLFPATHPPAPYMVRCIDQLVLAAREQSREFIKQLYVLLEQSAAVQAVPLAKVLILHFIRESEYFLGVLDTLGQPGILRETDSETSLFLKNALHTSGSESIHRQASEAPTSPEGNVNAPVASAQIQSATVQPPSTETTQAMPSATATPVQEKPVPIGGHTLPPLPYAYNALEPHIDELTMRIHHDKHHQSYVDGLNVAEKKLAESRKKNNFELIKHWERELAFNGAGHYLHTIFWTIMNPAGGGKPSGMLAEQIKRDFGSYEAFKNQFTEAANKVEGSGWAMLVWSPRAHRLEILQAEKHQNLSQSDIVPLLPLDVWEHAYYLKHQNERKKYIEDWWNVVYWPAVAERYETARKLLWPPY, encoded by the coding sequence ATGAACTGGGATGGATATGGTCACTTGCTGCCTCTGCGGACCTTGGAAGAAATCCGTTTCTGGAAAGAGCAGGAGAAAGAACATACACTCGTCATTCGTGCACTGGTGCCCGATCTGGAGCCCCCATATGTCAAGCTGCTGGAGGAATGGGAGGCTACCTTTGCGAACAGTGAGCGAGTAGCGAATCAGCTGTTAAAACAACTATTCCCCGCAACCCATCCACCTGCTCCCTACATGGTTCGTTGTATCGATCAGCTAGTGTTGGCAGCTCGCGAGCAATCGAGAGAGTTCATCAAACAGCTGTATGTTCTTCTGGAGCAAAGTGCTGCGGTGCAAGCTGTTCCGCTTGCCAAAGTACTTATTCTGCATTTTATCCGCGAATCAGAGTATTTTCTGGGCGTATTGGATACGCTTGGCCAACCTGGCATCTTGCGAGAAACGGATTCGGAGACATCACTCTTTCTGAAAAATGCACTGCATACGTCAGGGTCAGAAAGCATTCATCGCCAAGCCTCAGAAGCTCCAACTTCTCCAGAGGGGAATGTAAACGCACCTGTTGCTTCGGCGCAGATCCAATCCGCAACCGTTCAACCACCTTCTACCGAAACAACACAAGCCATGCCCAGCGCTACTGCAACTCCCGTACAAGAAAAGCCGGTTCCCATTGGAGGCCACACACTGCCACCCCTTCCCTATGCGTACAATGCGCTGGAGCCGCATATTGATGAACTAACGATGCGTATCCATCATGACAAACACCATCAATCTTATGTGGACGGACTAAATGTAGCAGAGAAGAAGCTGGCAGAATCGCGAAAAAAGAACAACTTTGAACTCATCAAGCACTGGGAACGTGAACTCGCCTTCAACGGGGCAGGCCACTACCTGCATACGATCTTCTGGACAATTATGAATCCTGCTGGCGGAGGTAAACCTTCCGGTATGCTCGCAGAGCAGATCAAGCGGGACTTCGGAAGTTATGAAGCGTTCAAGAATCAATTCACGGAAGCTGCGAACAAAGTGGAAGGCAGTGGCTGGGCGATGCTTGTCTGGAGCCCGAGAGCACATCGTTTGGAGATTTTGCAGGCGGAAAAACACCAGAACCTGTCCCAGTCCGATATCGTACCGCTCCTGCCACTGGATGTATGGGAACATGCCTATTATCTGAAACACCAGAATGAACGTAAAAAGTATATCGAGGATTGGTGGAATGTCGTCTACTGGCCGGCTGTTGCCGAGCGTTACGAAACGGCACGCAAGTTGTTGTGGCCGCCTTATTAA
- the folE gene encoding GTP cyclohydrolase I FolE: MAGVKDYMNSKVSDNREKIEYHVEQILKLIGEDSTREGLLETPARVTRMYEEIFGGYEVDPRDVLGVTFDENHEELVIVKDIVYYSQCEHHMAPFFGKVHIGYVPSGKIVGLSKMARLVEAVTRRLQVQERITSQIADILTEAVEPHGVMVVVEGEHLCMCSRGVKKPGSKTVTSAVRGSFRENPAQRAEFLSLVKD, encoded by the coding sequence GTGGCTGGCGTTAAAGATTATATGAATTCAAAAGTATCCGACAATCGGGAGAAGATCGAGTATCATGTAGAGCAGATCCTGAAATTGATCGGAGAAGATAGTACACGTGAAGGGCTGCTTGAAACGCCTGCACGTGTGACCCGAATGTATGAAGAAATTTTTGGTGGATATGAAGTAGATCCGCGCGATGTGCTCGGTGTCACGTTTGACGAGAATCATGAAGAACTGGTTATCGTCAAGGATATCGTCTACTACAGCCAGTGTGAGCACCACATGGCGCCGTTTTTCGGCAAAGTGCACATTGGGTATGTACCAAGCGGCAAGATCGTTGGTTTGAGCAAAATGGCTCGTCTGGTTGAAGCGGTAACACGTCGCCTGCAAGTTCAGGAACGAATTACTTCACAGATCGCTGACATTCTGACAGAAGCTGTCGAGCCTCATGGCGTGATGGTCGTGGTGGAAGGCGAGCACTTGTGCATGTGTTCCCGCGGCGTGAAGAAACCGGGAAGCAAGACGGTAACGTCTGCTGTACGTGGTTCTTTCCGTGAGAACCCGGCACAACGTGCAGAGTTCTTGTCTCTGGTAAAAGATTAA
- a CDS encoding alpha/beta hydrolase, with protein MYPTSQSEAPLQTKVSDMPSSLSPRLIRFKHIIVALLLSVVFFLLFCFIALHGYIAWVLSNPTVAPVFSNPMQAKNMKYEDITFPAADGSRTMQGWYIPADNAASKTIIFSHGYGANREETWVPMYDLAHYAHQLGFNVVMFDYGFASQVNKAVATGGKAESQQLLGAIQFAKQRGAQELVVWGFSMGAGTALQTGLITQEVDAMILDSTFLLEPDTLYHNIHNQIDLPRQPTLEIMKLLFPVLNGTGLQQIPYQEVKKEDYPFPIFFIHGTEDEKAPYPIAEQLAANQTNPYSDVWIVQDAHHELIFREHPKEYLRRVSTFLSHVTKTSSDDVQNTNNGE; from the coding sequence ATGTATCCAACATCCCAGAGCGAAGCCCCGCTGCAAACAAAAGTGTCCGATATGCCCTCTTCCCTATCACCGAGGCTGATTCGGTTCAAACATATTATCGTAGCGCTGCTGCTCTCCGTTGTATTTTTTCTACTGTTTTGTTTTATAGCACTGCATGGTTACATCGCATGGGTATTATCCAACCCCACTGTAGCGCCTGTCTTCTCCAATCCGATGCAGGCCAAGAACATGAAGTACGAAGACATCACGTTCCCGGCAGCAGATGGTAGCCGGACGATGCAAGGATGGTATATACCTGCTGACAATGCCGCAAGCAAAACGATTATTTTCAGTCACGGCTATGGTGCCAATCGGGAAGAAACATGGGTACCCATGTATGACCTGGCACACTATGCCCATCAACTTGGGTTCAACGTGGTCATGTTCGATTATGGCTTCGCCTCCCAGGTGAACAAAGCTGTAGCCACAGGTGGCAAGGCTGAGTCACAGCAATTGCTGGGTGCCATCCAGTTCGCCAAGCAGCGCGGTGCGCAGGAACTGGTAGTCTGGGGTTTCTCCATGGGTGCCGGTACGGCGCTTCAAACCGGACTGATTACACAGGAAGTAGATGCGATGATTCTGGACAGTACGTTCCTGCTTGAGCCGGATACGCTGTACCACAACATTCATAACCAGATCGATCTCCCGCGTCAGCCTACCCTGGAGATCATGAAGCTGTTGTTCCCTGTTCTGAATGGTACCGGATTGCAGCAGATTCCATACCAGGAAGTGAAAAAGGAAGATTATCCGTTCCCGATTTTCTTCATTCATGGTACGGAAGATGAGAAGGCGCCTTACCCGATTGCAGAACAGCTCGCCGCCAACCAGACCAATCCGTACTCGGATGTATGGATTGTCCAGGATGCGCACCATGAGTTGATCTTCCGGGAGCATCCAAAGGAATATTTGCGCCGTGTCTCGACTTTCCTGAGTCATGTAACGAAAACAAGCAGTGACGATGTGCAGAACACGAATAATGGAGAATAA
- the lepB gene encoding signal peptidase I produces MNSNNHSMEHMVSEERNQPPKPEQPEKSWVVELWDWVKTIVVAFVIMMLLNLFVFNLSMVKGQSMQPTLVERDRLFVNKIVYHLDTPSRSDVIVLRDPSEGVEKKDFLVKRIVGLPGDTIEVKDHHLYVNGERQAETYTDIEVQDPDFGPITLEPDHFFVMGDNRHEGKSKDSRVFGSITSDQIVGKAEFIFWPFSELKKL; encoded by the coding sequence TTGAATTCCAATAATCATTCAATGGAACATATGGTTTCCGAGGAACGTAATCAACCGCCAAAGCCTGAACAACCGGAGAAATCCTGGGTTGTCGAGCTGTGGGACTGGGTCAAAACGATTGTTGTTGCGTTTGTCATCATGATGCTGCTGAATCTGTTTGTGTTTAATCTGTCGATGGTCAAGGGACAGTCCATGCAGCCGACACTGGTTGAGCGAGATCGTCTTTTCGTGAACAAAATTGTATATCATCTGGATACACCATCCCGATCCGATGTGATTGTACTTCGTGATCCAAGTGAAGGTGTGGAGAAGAAGGATTTTCTGGTGAAACGGATCGTTGGACTTCCTGGAGATACCATTGAAGTCAAGGATCACCATCTATATGTGAACGGCGAGCGGCAAGCGGAAACGTACACGGATATCGAAGTGCAGGACCCGGATTTTGGCCCAATCACACTGGAGCCGGATCATTTCTTTGTGATGGGGGATAATCGTCATGAAGGCAAAAGTAAGGATAGTCGAGTGTTCGGCAGTATTACATCCGACCAGATTGTAGGCAAGGCTGAATTTATTTTCTGGCCGTTTTCTGAATTGAAGAAATTGTAA
- a CDS encoding lipoate--protein ligase family protein — translation MSVPSHSDQPVQPEKGLQADKQATLRLQIWETPLMRQGSSVLEAFAWEEVMCRRVGAGHLPVAHIWRHPDAFVAGLRDRRLPQAVEAMERIRSQGTAVCVRPSGGAAVPLNPGVVNVSLILPNPGHAINIHDDFREMASIIAESLTPWSNQAQTGEVQGAFCPGDYDVSVGGLKFCGIAQRRQAKAYIITAFIIVEGQGDQLAADVRQFYQHASGGASEGYPDVQTGTMASLKELAGVPSAAAYTASLVRTLRDRYPQAEASRVLSVGSEEVRLTAEQMKLRYD, via the coding sequence ATGAGTGTACCTTCCCATTCAGATCAACCGGTTCAGCCGGAAAAGGGACTACAGGCAGATAAACAGGCTACATTGCGTCTGCAAATCTGGGAGACACCACTCATGCGACAGGGCAGTAGTGTACTCGAAGCTTTTGCTTGGGAAGAAGTCATGTGCAGGCGAGTTGGGGCAGGGCATCTACCTGTTGCACATATATGGAGACACCCAGATGCCTTTGTAGCCGGTCTGCGTGACCGCAGGTTGCCACAGGCTGTAGAAGCGATGGAACGGATAAGAAGCCAAGGGACAGCAGTCTGTGTCCGACCTTCCGGTGGAGCGGCCGTACCTCTGAATCCAGGGGTAGTTAATGTGTCACTGATTCTGCCTAATCCCGGACATGCTATCAATATCCATGATGATTTCCGGGAGATGGCTTCGATTATTGCCGAGTCGCTAACGCCTTGGTCGAATCAGGCGCAAACGGGTGAGGTCCAGGGTGCTTTTTGCCCGGGGGATTATGATGTCAGTGTAGGTGGGCTGAAATTCTGTGGTATTGCCCAGCGCAGGCAGGCAAAGGCGTATATTATTACGGCTTTTATCATCGTGGAAGGACAGGGAGATCAACTGGCAGCAGACGTGCGTCAATTTTATCAACATGCATCAGGTGGGGCCAGTGAAGGATATCCTGATGTTCAGACTGGCACGATGGCCAGTCTGAAGGAGTTGGCAGGTGTTCCTTCTGCGGCAGCATATACTGCCTCTTTGGTTCGAACTCTGCGTGATCGCTATCCACAGGCGGAAGCCAGCAGGGTGCTTAGCGTTGGCTCTGAAGAAGTACGTCTGACAGCTGAGCAGATGAAGCTGCGCTATGATTGA
- a CDS encoding YneF family protein — MDIVIPIITLIVGLVGGFFIGVFYLRKQLEKMQSNPDMLQKMAKQMGYNLNGKQMQRAQQMMKNQQPGAKMPQPQQHPARKSSGRRK; from the coding sequence ATGGATATTGTTATACCGATTATCACATTGATTGTTGGTCTGGTCGGGGGATTTTTCATCGGGGTGTTCTACTTGCGTAAACAACTCGAGAAAATGCAAAGCAATCCGGACATGCTTCAGAAAATGGCGAAGCAAATGGGCTACAACCTGAATGGCAAGCAAATGCAGCGTGCCCAGCAGATGATGAAGAATCAGCAGCCAGGAGCGAAAATGCCTCAGCCGCAACAGCATCCTGCGCGTAAAAGTTCGGGCCGCCGAAAATAA